A genomic stretch from Empedobacter stercoris includes:
- a CDS encoding YqaE/Pmp3 family membrane protein has product MIILAVLLPWLSFILRGKIIHGVICLVLQISLFGWLPAAIWAVASLLDDRNKARIKEMNRNK; this is encoded by the coding sequence ATGATCATATTAGCTGTACTCTTACCATGGTTATCCTTTATACTAAGAGGAAAAATAATTCATGGTGTGATTTGCTTAGTTTTACAAATCTCCTTATTCGGATGGTTACCAGCTGCAATCTGGGCTGTTGCCTCTCTTTTAGACGATAGAAACAAAGCCAGAATAAAAGAAATGAATCGAAATAAGTAA
- a CDS encoding NAD(P)H-binding protein, whose protein sequence is MNKTALILGSTGLIGSLLLDKLLKHSNYSKVIMVVRKPQQINHPKLVEIVTDFNSQINLDDIETIDSIFSCLGTTRKRTPDLHAYRKIEIDIPVQFAQLGNKKGLTKFHYISSVGANATTSNFYLKMKGEAEKALQQENVKQLFLYRPSLLIGNRVEYRLAENISAKILPLFNPFLVGNLSKYKSIAAEKVAQALLENDLHITSEKVSVLYYNEIMNSKNKI, encoded by the coding sequence ATGAATAAAACGGCATTGATTTTAGGAAGTACAGGTTTGATCGGTTCTTTATTGTTGGATAAATTATTAAAGCATTCTAATTATTCAAAAGTTATTATGGTTGTTCGAAAACCTCAGCAAATTAATCATCCGAAATTAGTTGAGATTGTAACTGATTTTAATTCTCAAATAAATTTAGATGATATTGAAACGATTGATTCTATCTTTTCTTGCTTAGGAACAACACGCAAGAGAACGCCTGATCTGCATGCTTATCGTAAAATTGAAATAGATATACCAGTACAATTTGCACAATTAGGAAATAAAAAAGGGTTGACGAAATTTCATTATATTTCTTCGGTTGGTGCAAATGCTACAACCTCTAACTTTTATCTCAAAATGAAAGGAGAAGCAGAAAAAGCGTTACAACAAGAAAATGTGAAACAGCTGTTTCTATACCGCCCTTCTTTGTTGATTGGCAATCGAGTCGAATATCGTTTGGCTGAAAATATCAGCGCTAAGATATTACCTTTGTTTAATCCTTTTTTGGTTGGAAATCTCTCCAAATACAAATCCATTGCAGCCGAAAAAGTGGCGCAAGCACTTCTGGAAAATGATTTACACATAACTTCAGAAAAAGTTTCTGTATTGTATTATAACGAAATTATGAATTCTAAAAATAAAATTTAA
- a CDS encoding IS3 family transposase (programmed frameshift): MARKVKYDVTYKLRCVKEVLKKHHSVHSISHQEGISGSLLRKWITDYHNQGALGLEPKKNQTYSVEFKLKVIKSITKQFLSLREARLKFNIPSESLIIKWQKDFATFGIDGLKPKPKGRPKTMSTSKGRPKKSKQPLTREEELLLEIERLRCEVGTLKKVQCLNSSRGRKTKETWTQAINELRPEFHLNLLLDCTHMARSSFYYHISRSKTDKYEELKLKIKSIYHQHKGRYGYRRITDELRKSGTIINHKTVLKLMNSLGLKSLIRRKKYKSYKGEQGKIAPNILQRAFKADKPNQKWVTDVTEFKVKDKKLYLSPIMDLYNQEIISYELSERPVFNQVTQMLKKAFKITKDTKDLILHSDQGWQYQMKQYQALLNKKGIVQSMSRKGNCLDNAIIENFFGILKSELFYLQKFNSIDELKKEIKQYIYYYNNERIKSNLNKMSPIQYRTHFYNY; encoded by the exons ATGGCAAGAAAAGTAAAATATGATGTAACATACAAGTTGCGATGTGTCAAAGAAGTTTTAAAAAAACATCATTCAGTTCATTCTATATCACATCAAGAAGGTATTTCAGGAAGTTTATTGCGTAAGTGGATTACTGATTATCATAATCAAGGAGCTTTAGGTTTAGAACCTAAGAAAAACCAAACGTATAGCGTTGAATTTAAGTTGAAAGTTATTAAGTCTATAACCAAACAGTTTCTTAGTTTGCGTGAAGCACGCTTGAAATTTAATATTCCAAGTGAATCGCTTATTATAAAATGGCAAAAAGATTTTGCTACCTTTGGAATAGACGGATTAAAACCCAAACCAAAAGGCCGTCCCAAGACTATGAGCACATCTAAGGGTAGACCTAAAAAATCGAAACAACCGTTAACAAGAGAAGAAGAACTATTGTTAGAGATTGAACGTTTACGTTGTGAAGTTG GCACTCTTAAAAAAGTTCAATGCCTTAATTCAAGCCGAGGAAGAAAAACAAAAGAAACTTGGACGCAAGCCATAAATGAATTAAGGCCAGAATTTCATCTAAATTTACTTTTAGATTGTACACATATGGCTAGAAGCAGCTTTTACTATCATATTTCACGTAGTAAAACAGATAAATACGAGGAATTAAAACTTAAGATAAAATCCATTTATCATCAGCATAAAGGGCGATATGGCTATCGACGAATTACCGATGAATTAAGAAAATCAGGAACTATCATCAATCATAAAACTGTTCTTAAACTGATGAATAGCTTAGGATTAAAGAGTTTGATTCGAAGAAAAAAATACAAATCTTACAAAGGAGAACAAGGAAAGATTGCACCAAACATCTTGCAAAGAGCATTTAAGGCTGATAAACCCAACCAAAAATGGGTAACAGATGTTACCGAGTTTAAAGTAAAAGATAAAAAACTATATTTATCACCAATAATGGATCTGTACAATCAAGAAATTATCAGCTATGAGTTAAGCGAACGACCTGTTTTTAATCAAGTAACTCAAATGCTTAAAAAGGCATTTAAAATAACGAAAGACACTAAAGATTTGATATTACATTCCGATCAAGGATGGCAATATCAGATGAAACAATATCAAGCTTTATTAAATAAAAAAGGAATCGTACAAAGTATGAGTAGAAAAGGAAATTGTTTGGATAATGCTATTATCGAAAATTTCTTTGGAATACTGAAATCGGAACTATTTTATTTACAAAAATTTAATTCTATTGATGAGTTGAAAAAAGAAATAAAACAATACATTTACTATTACAATAACGAGAGGATAAAATCGAACTTAAATAAAATGAGCCCGATACAATATCGAACTCATTTTTATAATTATTAA
- a CDS encoding flavin reductase family protein produces MQHTKSFEPNTSQFDDIFKHAISPRPICFASTMDKDGNVNLSPFSFFNMMGQNPPICVFSPLRKMRDGTTKHTLENIWEHPECVINIVNYDIVQQQSLASVEYPKGVNEFVKAGFTELPSELVKPPRVAESPVQLECKVREVISITDQPGAANLVIAEVVRLHIHKNLLDENDKVSPYDLDLVARMGGDYYCRIIPESIFEVEKPTRTVGLGIDQLPDEVKYSKYLTGNNLGQLGNVEKLPTEEMIFHFKEQLTERLDIEKFKSVEVRHQIAAKLLEQGDVNGAWYWLLMNI; encoded by the coding sequence ATGCTATTTCTCCACGTCCTATTTGCTTTGCAAGTACAATGGATAAAGATGGAAATGTAAATTTGAGTCCATTTTCTTTTTTCAATATGATGGGACAAAATCCACCTATTTGTGTTTTTTCACCGTTAAGAAAAATGAGAGATGGAACAACAAAACATACATTAGAAAATATTTGGGAACATCCAGAATGTGTGATTAATATTGTAAATTATGATATTGTACAACAACAATCCTTGGCGAGTGTCGAATACCCAAAAGGAGTAAACGAATTTGTGAAAGCTGGTTTTACAGAACTTCCTTCCGAATTGGTAAAACCTCCTCGCGTTGCAGAATCGCCTGTGCAATTAGAATGTAAGGTACGCGAAGTAATTTCGATTACAGATCAACCCGGTGCAGCAAATTTAGTTATTGCGGAAGTTGTGCGATTGCATATTCACAAAAACTTATTGGATGAAAATGATAAAGTTTCCCCTTATGATTTGGATTTAGTTGCGCGTATGGGTGGAGATTATTATTGCCGTATCATTCCAGAATCAATCTTTGAAGTTGAAAAACCAACCCGTACTGTTGGTTTAGGTATAGATCAATTACCAGATGAAGTGAAGTATTCTAAATACTTAACAGGTAATAATTTAGGTCAATTAGGAAATGTAGAAAAATTACCGACAGAAGAAATGATTTTTCATTTCAAAGAACAATTAACAGAACGTTTAGACATCGAGAAATTTAAGTCGGTTGAGGTACGTCATCAAATAGCAGCAAAGCTTTTAGAACAAGGTGACGTAAATGGTGCATGGTATTGGTTGTTGATGAATATTTAG